The Aquidulcibacter paucihalophilus genomic interval GCCGCGGAATTTCACCGTGATCGGCGCGCCCCACAGGATGCGGGCGCTGACCCAGGCGCGCTGGCCGATGGCGAGGGCGGCGGACATGCGGCGACGAACTCCGGACGGACGGGACAGTCCGCTGTTGTCGCGCGAGGAGGGTTAAGGGGCTGTTTACCAGCCGACGACCGACCTCATTTGCCGCACTGGACGTTCCGCCCTTGCGGCGCGACAACCCCTCCATGAGCCAGACCGACCGTTATGACGTCATCATCGCCGGCGCCGGCCTCGCCGGGGCCACGTTTGCGCTGGCGGCGGCGCAGGGCGGGCTGAAGGTGGTTCTGGTCGATCCCCAGCCGTTTGACGTCCAGCTGGCACCGAGCTTCGACGGGCGTTCGACCGCCATCGCCTTTTCAACCTTCCGCATGCTGGACGCCCTGGGCGTCGGCGCGGCCCTCCGGCCCCATGCCTGTCGGATGGACCGGATTCTGGTCACCGACGGCCGGTGTCCGGGCGCGGCGTCGCGGCCGCAGTCCTCTGCCTTCCTGCGCTTCGATGCCGACGAGATCGGCGACCGGACCGACGGCGAGCCGCTGGGCTATATGGTCGAGAACCGGCGCATCCGCGTCGCCCTCTCCGAAGCGGTGACGGCGGCGGGCATCGAGGTGCGGGCACCGGCGGCGGTCGCCAGGGTCGAGGCCGGCCCGGGAATGTCGCGGGTCACCCTCGTTGACGGCTCGGTGATCGAAGCCCCGCTGACGGTCGGCGCCGAGGGCCGGGGGTCGACGGTCCGCACGGCCGCCGGAATCGAGACCGTCGGCTGGAGCTATGAACAGAGCGGGGTCGTCGCCACCGTGTCCCTCGGCCGGGACCACGGCAATGTCGCCCATGAATATTTCCTGCCCTCGGGCCCCTTCGCCATCCTGCCGCTGACCGAACGCCGGGCCAGCCTGGTGTGGACGGAATCGACCCGGCGCGGCGAGGCGCTGCGGGCCGCGTCCGATGAAGCCTTCCAGTCTCATCTGATGCGACGCTTCGGTGACTTCCTCGAGGACGTCACAGTGGTGGGACCGCGCTTCGTCTATCCCCTGTCGCTGCAACTGGCCCAACAGCTGACCGCCCCGCGCACCGCCCTGATCGGCGACGCGGCCCATGCGGTCCATCCGGTCGCCGGCCAGGGCCTGAACATGGGTCTCAAGGACGCCGCCGCCCTTGCCGAGGTGCTGGTCGAGGCCCTGCGGCTGGGCGAGGACATCGGCTCGGAGATCGTGCTGGACCGCTACGCCCGCTGGCGGCGGTTCGACAACGCCGCCCTGGCCGCGGGCTTTGACGGCTTCGTGCGGCTGTTCTCCAACGACATCGCGCCGGTTCGACTGGCGAGGACCCTCGGTATCGCCGCCGTCAACCGTATCGCCCCCCTGCGCCGCGCCTTCATGCACGAGGCGGGCGGTGCGACGGGGGATCTGCCGCGGCTGTTGAGGGGTGAGGCGGTCTAGTCCAGCGCCCGCGCCTCTTCCGGCAGCATGATCGGCACGCCCTCGCGGATCGGGAAGGCCAGTTTCGCGCCCTTTGACACCAGCTCCTGCCGCTCGCGGTCATAGGTCAGCTTGCCGCGCGTGACGGGGCAGACCAGCACCTCAAGCAGGCGGGGATCAACGGACGGCGGGGTGTGGAAGGCGTCGCTCATGATCACACCTATTGCATGGACGGCGCGTCGCCGTCTCCGTCCACTGCCGCGTCGATGGTCAGCAGGGCGGTCAGGACGCCCGAGCGGTCGGTCAGGCTGACGGCTTCCAGCAGGGCCTGTTTCTCGGGCGGGTCGAAGGGCAGGGCCATGGACAGGCTGTTGATCAGCGCCTCGGGCGGGGCGCTCTCGGCCGTGTCCCAGTCGATGTCGAGGCTGCGCGCTTCCAGATAGGCGCGCAGGGCGTCCAGCAGACCATCGCGGTCGAGGCCGACGTCATCGACGGCCGGCGGGCTCAGATCCGCCTCGAACGACGTGAAATCGGCACGGATCTGGCGATAGGGCGTCTGGGTCGGGATCTCGCTGCCCAGCCGGAATCGGGCGCAGCCGGTCAGGGTGATCAGATAGCGGCCGTCTGACGTTTCGGCGAAACTGGTGATCCGTCCCGCGCAGCCGATCGGCGACAGGCCCGGCAGACGCTGCGGCCCGCCCTGGGGCTGGAGCATGCCGATGATCCGGTCCCCGGCCATGGCGTCGTCGATCATGTTCAGATAGCGCGGCTCGAAAATGTTCAGCGGCAGCTGGCCGCGCGGCAGCAGGATCGCGCCGGGCAGGGGAAAGACAGGGATCACCTGCGGCAGGTCGGCGGCCTTCACATATCCCTGCGCCACGCCCGTCTCCTATGCGAACAGGATGGAGGACAGGCGTCGACGCCCGTCCCGCGCCACGTCCGACGCCGCGCCGGCCGCCTCGAACACGACCAGCAACTGTTTGCGCGCGGCCTGCTCGTTCCATTCGCGGTCGGCGGCGACGATGGTCAGAAGGCTGTCGACCGCCCCTTTCAAATCGCCCGACGCGGCCTGGGCCAGCGACAGGTCGAAGCGGGCCTGGCGGTCGGCCGGGTTGGCCGCGACCTTCGCCTTCAGGTCGTCGTCCGCGCCCGTCGGGGCGGCGGACAGCAGCGACAACTGCGCCCGGACGGACTGGACCGTGGCGTCCTTCGAGTCCGGTGCGGCCATGGCGATGGTCTGACGCGCCTGGTCGACGTCGCCGTCGGCCAGATAGACCCGCGCCATGCCGGCGATGGCCCGCTCATGCGCCGGCTCCAGCGTCAGCACCTGGGCGAAGGCCTGGGCCGCGCCGCCGAGATCGTGGAGCGTCAGGGACTCCTCGCCCAGCGACATCAGCTGTTCGATATCGGCGTTGGCGCTCGTGCCGCCCGTGAGCTTGTCGATGAAGGCCTTGAGCTGGCTGTCCGGCACCGCGCCCTGGAAGCCGTCGACCGGCTGGCCGTTGACGAAGGCATAGACGGTCGGGATCGACTGCACCCGAAGCTGGCCCGCATAGGCGGGGTTCTTGTCGACATCGATCTTGACCAGTTTCACCGCCCCGCCGGCGGCGCGGACGGCCTTTTCGATCGCCGGCGTCAGGGTCCGGCACGGCCCGCACCAGGTCGCCCAGAAATCGACCAGCACCGGCTGCGACTTCGAGGCCTCGATGACATCGGTCATGAAGCCGGCGTCGGAGCCGTCCTTGATCAGGTCTTCGGGCAGGGCGGTCGGGTCGGCGAAGCTCATCAATCGATCCTGTATCGGAAAAGGCGGAACGCGGCAGGCTCCAGATGGTCGCGGGCAAGCCCCGTCTCAAGTAGCGCGAAGCGCGGCAGCGCCCCTAGGTGGGGTCGGTTCCCGCGCCTGCCGGGCTCAGCTTCCAGCGGATCTTGGTCTCGGAGTCGGTCCGGGCCGAGCCGCGCACCACGATCTGCAGCGACCGCCGGGTCAGGCCCTCATCGATATGGACCGAGGGTTCTATGGCGACGTCGGGGCCGTCGGTGCGGAACCACCAGCCCCGGCCCGAATGGCCGCGCAGCAGGATCGAGCGACGATCGCGCGCCAGCGAGGCCTGCACGCCGGGTTCCAGCTGGAAGCGCACGGCATAGGGCGCCGCAATGGCGCGGACGACGTCCTTCTGGCCCGGTGCGGGGTGCAGCCGCTCCTCGGCGCGAAGTTCGTCCAGACGCTGGTCGAGATAGAGCCGGCGCTGGTGCAGCAGGCCGTAGTCGTGAACCCAGCCGTCGTGCTCGACTTCCAGCCACACCGCGCCCTCGCCGTCGCGCTGCTGCACCTCGAGGTGCAGCGGCCGGCCCATCAGGCGGTGGCCCATCAGCTCGGCCTTCCAGCCCCCCAGGGGTTCGCCGGTCGAGCCTTCGCCGAGCGTGAGGGTCGAGTGGCCGGGCGGCAGGCGCAGGCCCTGACGCTCGCCCGCGCGGGGCGTCCAGCCACAGCCCGTGACCAGCCGGTCCTTGCCGCAAACGATCTCCAGCGCCATCGGCTGGGCGCAGGCGGCGAGGGACCAGACCCCGCGTGCCGGTCCCGCAACATCCGCCGCTATGGTCAGCAGCGGGCTGCGGATGCGGGCAATGCCGGCCACGATCCGGCTTTGCAGATCGGCGGCGGGCGTCTCGTCATGGGCGCGGGCAGCGGCGATCCGGGCCTGGGTCGACGGCCCGCCGCCCTGCATGGTCACCAGCCGCCCATCGGGCAGGGTCAGCAGGCGCAGGGCCACGGTCAGCCGCTGGATGGCCGCGCGGACCGCGTCCGGGCCGGCTTCCGACAGTTGCGAGAGGGCGTCGTCGAGGGTCAGCAGGTCGAGCAGCAGTTCCAGCCCGGCCTCGGGGCTGCGCGAGGCGTGACCGCCGTCGGCATCGACGGTGCGGTCCAGCGCGCCGGGCAGGCGGCGCAGGGCGGCACGGCGCAGCGAGACGCCGGGCGGGCCGGCGAGGACACAGCCGGCCACGGCCGCGGCGGTCAGCCGTTCGGCGCTTCCGGCCAGGCCGCCGGGCGGACGCAGCAGTTGCCGTCCCTGACGGCCGAGGATGTCCGCCAGCCGCAGCCGTTCGGCCTCGGTCGCGACCTGCCCCATGCGCCGGGCGGCGCAGGCGAGATTGAGGGTCCGCCGCGCCAGCACCTCGGGACCCCAGGCGAACGGTGACCAGCGCGCGAAGGCGGAGCCCCAGGCAAGGGTCAGGCGCACGGCTTCCCGGGCCCCGCGCTCGCCCTGCAACATCATGGACGGCAGCCAGGCGAAGGCATGGAGTTCGGTGGCGAAGGCGCGGTTCGGGCTGGGGCGGTTCCAGGGGTCCTCGGGCGCCGCGGCCTCGAGACTGGATCCGGCGAGGATGAAACGGCCATCCACGGCGGCCTTGCCCGGGGCCGGATCAACCGGCCGGAAGTCACGGGGCGTCGCCGCGAAGGCCTGCACGGGCGGCCCCTTCAGCGTCAGACTGTAGCCGGGAAGGCCGTAGAGCTCGATCCAGAGCTGGCGGACCAGCATCCGGCTGATCACCGTCGGCCACAGGCCGGGCCCTGTCGCGGCACCGGCGCTGCGGACCGGCGTGCGCATCGGCGCACCGCGCAGGCCCGGGATTTCACCCGGTGGCGGGGCGTCGGCCTCGGTGCGGGAGAAGGCGGCGAGCGGATTCACGCGGTTTTCAGCGCCTGGATATTGGCGGCATAGGCCGAAGGCCCGCCCCGGAACACGGCAGTGCCCGCCACAAGGGCGTCCGCGCCCGCGGCCACACAGGCCCCGGCGTTGACGGCGGTGACCCCGCCGTCCACCTGCAGATGGGCTTTCGATCCCGCGGCGTCGAGCAGGGCGCGGGTCCGTTCGATCTTGCGCAGCGTGGTCCCGATGAAGGACTGGCCGCCGAAGCCCGGATTGACCGACATCAGCAGCACCAGATCGACCAGATCGATGACCTCCTCGAGCACGGTCAGCGGGGTCCCCGGGTTCAGCACCACCCCGGCCTTCGCCCCCAGTTGGCGGATGCGGCCCAGCGTCCGGTGCAGGTGCGGCCCGCTCTCGGGGTGGACGGTCAGGATGTCGGCGCCCGCCTCGCGATAGGCCTCCAGCCAGGGATCGACCGGGGCGACCATCAGATGGACGTCGAAGGGCAGGGCGGTGTGGGGCCGCAGGGCCTTCACCACATCGGGGCCGATGGTGATGTTCGGCACGAAATGGCCGTCCATGACGTC includes:
- the rpe gene encoding ribulose-phosphate 3-epimerase; its protein translation is MAAPLICPSILASDFAKLGEEIRALDAAGADWIHVDVMDGHFVPNITIGPDVVKALRPHTALPFDVHLMVAPVDPWLEAYREAGADILTVHPESGPHLHRTLGRIRQLGAKAGVVLNPGTPLTVLEEVIDLVDLVLLMSVNPGFGGQSFIGTTLRKIERTRALLDAAGSKAHLQVDGGVTAVNAGACVAAGADALVAGTAVFRGGPSAYAANIQALKTA
- the trxA gene encoding thioredoxin, yielding MSFADPTALPEDLIKDGSDAGFMTDVIEASKSQPVLVDFWATWCGPCRTLTPAIEKAVRAAGGAVKLVKIDVDKNPAYAGQLRVQSIPTVYAFVNGQPVDGFQGAVPDSQLKAFIDKLTGGTSANADIEQLMSLGEESLTLHDLGGAAQAFAQVLTLEPAHERAIAGMARVYLADGDVDQARQTIAMAAPDSKDATVQSVRAQLSLLSAAPTGADDDLKAKVAANPADRQARFDLSLAQAASGDLKGAVDSLLTIVAADREWNEQAARKQLLVVFEAAGAASDVARDGRRRLSSILFA
- a CDS encoding heparinase II/III family protein, whose translation is MNPLAAFSRTEADAPPPGEIPGLRGAPMRTPVRSAGAATGPGLWPTVISRMLVRQLWIELYGLPGYSLTLKGPPVQAFAATPRDFRPVDPAPGKAAVDGRFILAGSSLEAAAPEDPWNRPSPNRAFATELHAFAWLPSMMLQGERGAREAVRLTLAWGSAFARWSPFAWGPEVLARRTLNLACAARRMGQVATEAERLRLADILGRQGRQLLRPPGGLAGSAERLTAAAVAGCVLAGPPGVSLRRAALRRLPGALDRTVDADGGHASRSPEAGLELLLDLLTLDDALSQLSEAGPDAVRAAIQRLTVALRLLTLPDGRLVTMQGGGPSTQARIAAARAHDETPAADLQSRIVAGIARIRSPLLTIAADVAGPARGVWSLAACAQPMALEIVCGKDRLVTGCGWTPRAGERQGLRLPPGHSTLTLGEGSTGEPLGGWKAELMGHRLMGRPLHLEVQQRDGEGAVWLEVEHDGWVHDYGLLHQRRLYLDQRLDELRAEERLHPAPGQKDVVRAIAAPYAVRFQLEPGVQASLARDRRSILLRGHSGRGWWFRTDGPDVAIEPSVHIDEGLTRRSLQIVVRGSARTDSETKIRWKLSPAGAGTDPT
- a CDS encoding UbiH/UbiF/VisC/COQ6 family ubiquinone biosynthesis hydroxylase, translated to MSQTDRYDVIIAGAGLAGATFALAAAQGGLKVVLVDPQPFDVQLAPSFDGRSTAIAFSTFRMLDALGVGAALRPHACRMDRILVTDGRCPGAASRPQSSAFLRFDADEIGDRTDGEPLGYMVENRRIRVALSEAVTAAGIEVRAPAAVARVEAGPGMSRVTLVDGSVIEAPLTVGAEGRGSTVRTAAGIETVGWSYEQSGVVATVSLGRDHGNVAHEYFLPSGPFAILPLTERRASLVWTESTRRGEALRAASDEAFQSHLMRRFGDFLEDVTVVGPRFVYPLSLQLAQQLTAPRTALIGDAAHAVHPVAGQGLNMGLKDAAALAEVLVEALRLGEDIGSEIVLDRYARWRRFDNAALAAGFDGFVRLFSNDIAPVRLARTLGIAAVNRIAPLRRAFMHEAGGATGDLPRLLRGEAV
- a CDS encoding LON peptidase substrate-binding domain-containing protein; this encodes MAQGYVKAADLPQVIPVFPLPGAILLPRGQLPLNIFEPRYLNMIDDAMAGDRIIGMLQPQGGPQRLPGLSPIGCAGRITSFAETSDGRYLITLTGCARFRLGSEIPTQTPYRQIRADFTSFEADLSPPAVDDVGLDRDGLLDALRAYLEARSLDIDWDTAESAPPEALINSLSMALPFDPPEKQALLEAVSLTDRSGVLTALLTIDAAVDGDGDAPSMQ
- a CDS encoding Trm112 family protein, with amino-acid sequence MSDAFHTPPSVDPRLLEVLVCPVTRGKLTYDRERQELVSKGAKLAFPIREGVPIMLPEEARALD